The following proteins come from a genomic window of Pelotomaculum isophthalicicum JI:
- a CDS encoding SHOCT domain-containing protein produces MKLTKLEAVDSIKYVAEKPTEASLKNEHDYLVAEKLTKKLLEKGLISQSEFDKIMVKNRETFCPFLAEIMS; encoded by the coding sequence ATGAAATTAACAAAATTAGAAGCCGTTGATTCCATAAAGTATGTAGCGGAAAAGCCTACAGAGGCTTCCCTTAAGAACGAGCACGATTATTTGGTTGCAGAAAAACTTACAAAGAAGCTCTTAGAAAAGGGGCTTATTAGCCAGAGTGAATTTGACAAGATAATGGTCAAAAACCGTGAAACGTTCTGTCCATTTTTAGCTGAGATTATGTCCTAA